One Xenopus tropicalis strain Nigerian chromosome 8, UCB_Xtro_10.0, whole genome shotgun sequence genomic window carries:
- the tomm40l gene encoding mitochondrial import receptor subunit TOM40B isoform X2 has product MSCTGAAKVSHSIHMSTVGQSSYHFNAKYVGDYQPSPTETFPMLTGDVDNAGSLNAQIHCLLADRFRSKAVFQTYRSKFLTWQVDGEYRGDDCTVTLTLGNPDILNESVILVTHFLQSITPRLVLGGELVYHQRMGEEGAIFTMAGKYSAPNWVATLNIGYGGAHASYYHRANEQIHVGVELEANTRLQETSFAFGYHLDIPKANVVFKGSVDNSWCVGGILEKKLPPLPVTLALGAFMNHWKNKFHCGFNIMVG; this is encoded by the exons GTCAGCCACTCGATTCACATGAGCACAGTGGGCCAGTCCAGTTACCACTTCAATGCAAAGTATGTGGGAGACTATCAGCCCAGCCCCACAGAG ACGTTCCCCATGTTGACTGGAGATGTGGATAATGCAGGGAGCCTGAATGCTCAGATCCACTGCCTGCTGGCCGATCGGTTCCGATCCAAAGCCGTCTTCCAG ACCTATCGCTCTAAGTTCCTCACCTGGCAGGTTGACGGGGAATACAGAGGGGACGATTGCACAGTGACACTGACCTTGGGGAACCCCGATATCCTCAACGAATCAG TGATCCTGGTGACCCATTTCCTGCAGAGCATCACCCCCCGGCTGGTCCTGGGAGGAGAATTGGTTTATCATCAACGAATGGGAGAAGAGGGAGCCATTTTTACCATGGCAGGGAAATATTCCG CTCCCAACTGGGTGGCCACGTTAAATATCGGCTACGGGGGCGCCCACGCCAGCTACTATCACAGAGCCAATGAGCAGATCCACGTTGGGGTGGAGTTGGAGGCCAACACCAGGCTCCAGGAGACGTCCTTTGCCTTCGGTTACCACCTGGACATTCCCAAAGCCAACGTGGTCTTTAAAGGTTCTGTGGACAATTCTTGGTGTGTAGGGGGCATCCTGGAGAAAAAGCTGCCCCCGCTACCTGTAACCCTGGCACTGGGGGCTTTTATGAACCACTGGAAGAACAAGTTTCATTGCGGCTTTAACATCATGGTGGGATGA